The following proteins are encoded in a genomic region of Bacillus sp. FJAT-22090:
- a CDS encoding VOC family protein: protein MKYQNKPYTFVELVELKVSDLERSLSYYQEIIGFKILEKQENKALLTADGKTALLSLEQRANSLPKTQKTTGLYHFALLLPSRADLGAVLKHFIEINERVGAGDHLVSEALYLNDPDGNGIEIYSDRPDTEWTWNGEFVAMDTLQIDAQGILAAGASTKWEGLPEGTVMGHIHLHVSELVETEKFYKLLGFEVVTPNYPGALFMSTGKYHHHIGLNTWAGVGAPPAGENVVGLEAFSLVYPSNEALNTAVENLKTNDMNVVEENGSFVTNDPSQNKIKLIVK, encoded by the coding sequence ATGAAATATCAAAATAAACCTTACACTTTCGTAGAACTAGTAGAATTAAAAGTATCAGATTTAGAGCGTTCACTTAGTTATTATCAAGAAATAATTGGTTTTAAAATACTAGAGAAGCAAGAAAATAAAGCACTATTAACAGCTGATGGTAAAACCGCTCTTCTATCTCTTGAACAAAGAGCAAATAGTTTACCTAAAACACAAAAAACAACTGGTTTGTATCACTTTGCGCTATTATTACCTTCTCGTGCAGATTTGGGTGCAGTATTAAAGCATTTCATTGAAATAAATGAGCGAGTTGGAGCAGGAGATCATTTAGTGAGTGAAGCATTGTATTTAAATGATCCAGATGGAAACGGCATCGAAATTTATAGTGACCGTCCAGATACTGAGTGGACATGGAACGGTGAATTTGTAGCGATGGATACGCTTCAAATCGATGCACAAGGCATTTTAGCTGCTGGAGCGAGTACTAAGTGGGAAGGTTTACCGGAAGGTACTGTAATGGGGCATATTCACTTACACGTTAGTGAATTAGTTGAAACAGAAAAGTTTTATAAATTGTTAGGATTTGAGGTTGTTACACCTAATTATCCAGGAGCACTCTTCATGTCCACTGGCAAATACCATCACCATATCGGACTAAACACATGGGCTGGAGTAGGTGCACCACCAGCTGGAGAAAACGTAGTCGGTCTAGAAGCATTTTCGTTAGTCTACCCAAGCAATGAAGCACTAAATACAGCAGTAGAAAATTTAAAAACAAACGATATGAACGTAGTAGAAGAAAATGGATCATTTGTAACAAATGATCCTTCCCAAAATAAAATCAAATTAATTGTAAAATAA
- a CDS encoding threonine/serine dehydratase, whose translation MNGISGRKVFLKMENLQKTGSFKIRGAMNKVSQLTEAECAKGLIAASAGNHAQGVAYAGKARNVPVTIFMPIGTPVAKVDATKGYGATVKLVGQNFDEAYVAAREEQLRTGATFIHPFDDLAVIEGQATVAMEMLQQRPELDTIVVPAGGGGLLAGTLLAVKSSRPDIRVIGVQSINSAAIAVAYKGKNAALLPYQGKTIAEGINVKVPGKLTMNIIHSLVDDIITVTEQEIASAILFMLEREKTLIEGAGAAAVAAVLSHHIPSSAGNVGVIVSGGNFDIGKLTECQQMSIQVPMAK comes from the coding sequence TTGAATGGAATCAGTGGAAGAAAAGTATTTCTAAAAATGGAAAACTTGCAAAAAACGGGTTCATTCAAAATTCGAGGAGCAATGAATAAAGTTTCACAACTTACGGAAGCCGAATGTGCAAAAGGATTAATCGCAGCTTCAGCAGGAAATCATGCGCAAGGCGTCGCTTACGCTGGAAAAGCGCGAAATGTTCCAGTAACGATTTTCATGCCAATTGGAACTCCAGTAGCAAAAGTGGATGCCACTAAAGGGTATGGGGCAACGGTCAAGCTAGTGGGTCAAAATTTTGATGAAGCATATGTTGCAGCTAGAGAAGAACAGCTTCGAACTGGAGCAACATTCATACATCCATTTGACGATTTAGCCGTAATAGAAGGCCAAGCAACGGTAGCGATGGAAATGCTGCAACAACGACCGGAACTTGACACAATTGTCGTACCTGCTGGGGGAGGGGGATTACTTGCAGGCACATTGCTTGCAGTAAAATCGTCTCGCCCAGATATCCGTGTCATTGGTGTTCAGTCCATCAATTCAGCTGCAATTGCAGTTGCTTATAAAGGAAAGAACGCAGCTTTACTACCATACCAAGGCAAAACGATTGCTGAGGGCATAAACGTGAAAGTCCCTGGAAAGCTAACAATGAACATTATTCATTCCCTTGTGGACGACATCATCACAGTGACCGAGCAGGAGATTGCATCTGCAATTCTCTTTATGCTAGAACGCGAAAAAACGCTCATAGAAGGTGCAGGAGCCGCAGCAGTAGCGGCAGTGTTGAGTCACCACATCCCATCCTCCGCTGGGAACGTTGGAGTAATCGTGAGTGGAGGAAATTTCGACATTGGCAAACTAACCGAATGTCAGCAAATGTCCATTCAAGTTCCAATGGCAAAATAA
- the leuD gene encoding 3-isopropylmalate dehydratase small subunit — protein sequence MEPINEIKSVITPLNQKNVDTDQIISKEFLKRIERTGFGKYLFYHWRFDAQGNPIQNFVLNDERYKESTILVAHENFGCGSSREHAPWSILDYGFRVVIAPSFADIFYNNCMKNGLLPIKLSVEEVEALLSNEEYNVEVNLEAQTVTGADGVVYSFDIDPYQKKMLLNGWDEISLTFQYEDYIKAYELKKHQAV from the coding sequence GTGGAGCCTATTAATGAAATCAAAAGTGTTATTACACCTTTAAATCAAAAAAATGTAGATACAGATCAAATTATATCTAAAGAATTTCTAAAAAGAATTGAACGTACAGGATTCGGCAAATACTTATTTTACCACTGGCGCTTTGACGCACAAGGAAATCCAATCCAAAATTTCGTTTTAAATGACGAGCGTTATAAAGAATCTACTATATTAGTAGCACATGAGAACTTTGGATGTGGATCTTCACGTGAGCATGCACCCTGGTCCATTTTAGATTATGGCTTCCGTGTAGTTATTGCCCCAAGTTTCGCGGATATTTTCTACAATAACTGTATGAAAAATGGGCTTCTTCCGATTAAATTGTCCGTAGAAGAGGTAGAAGCACTTTTAAGTAATGAAGAATATAACGTAGAAGTAAACTTAGAAGCACAAACAGTTACTGGTGCTGACGGTGTAGTTTATTCATTCGATATCGATCCATATCAAAAGAAAATGCTTCTAAATGGTTGGGACGAAATTTCATTGACCTTCCAATACGAAGATTATATTAAAGCTTACGAATTAAAAAAGCATCAGGCGGTTTAA
- the leuC gene encoding 3-isopropylmalate dehydratase large subunit produces the protein MAKTIIEKIWDEHIVYEEEGKPDLLYIDLHLLHEVTSPQAFEGLRLNNRKVRRPDLCFATMDHNVPTRNREQIKDVIARKQISTLQQNCEEFGVPLANMDHPDQGIVHIIGPELGLTQPGKTIVCGDSHTSTHGAFGAIAFGIGTSEVEHVLSTQTLWQAKPKTMEIKVTGELGFGVAAKDIILAIISKFGIDMGTGYIVEYTGEAIRKLSMEERMTICNMSIEAGARAGLISPDETTVEFLRGREHVPTGEAFEQEAARWIALATDEGATYDKTVEISADEIEPFVTWGTNPSMGSGVSKHIPFTKDFSETSDQQAHEKALAYMGLQEGMPLEEIQISNVFIGSCTNARLSDLRAAASVIEGRQVHPNVKAIVVPGSKTVKKQAEQEGIDKIFLDAGFEWRESGCSMCLAMNDDVVPAGEHCASTSNRNFEGRQGAGSRTHLMSPAMAAAAAIEGHIVDIRKFQLVNA, from the coding sequence ATGGCAAAAACGATTATTGAGAAAATTTGGGATGAACACATTGTATACGAGGAAGAGGGTAAACCAGACCTTCTCTATATCGATTTACACTTGCTCCATGAAGTGACATCTCCTCAGGCTTTTGAAGGGCTACGACTAAATAATCGTAAGGTTCGTCGTCCGGATCTTTGCTTCGCAACAATGGATCATAACGTTCCAACACGAAACAGAGAGCAGATTAAGGATGTAATTGCACGTAAACAAATTAGCACGCTTCAACAAAACTGTGAAGAATTTGGTGTTCCTCTTGCCAATATGGATCATCCCGATCAAGGGATTGTCCATATTATTGGTCCAGAGCTTGGTCTAACACAACCAGGTAAAACAATTGTATGTGGGGATAGTCATACATCAACTCATGGTGCTTTTGGTGCCATTGCCTTTGGTATTGGTACAAGTGAAGTAGAACATGTGCTATCTACGCAAACACTATGGCAAGCGAAGCCGAAAACGATGGAAATCAAAGTAACAGGTGAACTTGGGTTTGGCGTAGCTGCTAAAGATATAATTCTAGCGATTATTTCAAAATTCGGTATCGATATGGGTACTGGATATATCGTGGAATATACAGGTGAGGCAATTCGTAAATTGTCGATGGAAGAGCGAATGACCATTTGTAATATGTCAATTGAAGCAGGAGCACGCGCAGGTTTGATTAGCCCAGATGAAACAACGGTTGAATTCCTTAGAGGACGTGAGCATGTTCCGACAGGTGAAGCATTTGAACAAGAAGCAGCTCGTTGGATAGCTCTAGCTACAGACGAAGGGGCAACTTACGATAAAACAGTAGAAATCTCTGCAGATGAAATCGAACCTTTTGTAACATGGGGAACTAATCCTTCGATGGGCTCAGGTGTTTCTAAGCACATTCCATTTACAAAAGATTTTTCGGAAACAAGCGATCAACAAGCGCATGAAAAAGCACTTGCTTATATGGGTCTCCAAGAGGGAATGCCTTTAGAGGAAATTCAAATTAGCAATGTATTTATCGGTTCTTGTACAAATGCTCGCCTAAGCGATTTACGTGCAGCAGCCAGTGTGATTGAAGGCCGTCAAGTACATCCGAATGTGAAGGCAATCGTCGTTCCAGGATCAAAAACAGTGAAAAAACAAGCAGAACAAGAAGGCATCGACAAAATATTCCTTGATGCAGGATTTGAATGGCGCGAATCTGGTTGCAGTATGTGTCTAGCGATGAATGACGATGTTGTACCAGCTGGTGAACATTGTGCATCTACTTCTAACCGAAACTTTGAAGGGCGCCAAGGTGCTGGGTCGAGAACTCATCTAATGAGTCCGGCAATGGCAGCAGCTGCAGCTATCGAAGGTCATATTGTAGATATTCGCAAATTTCAACTAGTGAATGCGTAA
- the leuB gene encoding 3-isopropylmalate dehydrogenase: MEKTITVLPGDGIGPEVTQAAVKVLQAVAHRFNHTFNLQYALIGGAAIDAKENPLPQETIDACSQSDAILLGAVGGPKWDQNPSHLRPEKGLLAIRKHFGLYANIRPVKAIPALLDASPLKKEVAKDVDLVIVRELTGGLYFAEPRKKTNDYALDTLVYTRKEIERIVDTAFQIARSRKGKLASVDKANVLDSSKLWREIVEEKKQGYPDVEVEHMLVDSTAMKLITKPGAFDVIVTENMFGDILSDEASVITGSLGMLPSASTREDGFGLYEPVHGSAPDIAGQNKANPAATILSVAMMLREAFQLETEAAAVEEAVFNVLNDGNLTGDLQVEGKRALSTTEWTAKVLEELDSEFVSESIMFSYV; this comes from the coding sequence ATGGAAAAAACGATAACGGTATTACCGGGAGATGGAATTGGTCCAGAAGTAACACAAGCAGCCGTAAAGGTGCTTCAAGCAGTTGCTCATCGCTTCAATCATACGTTTAATCTGCAATATGCGCTGATTGGTGGTGCGGCGATTGATGCGAAGGAAAATCCTCTTCCACAAGAAACAATTGATGCATGTAGTCAAAGTGATGCCATCCTTTTAGGCGCAGTAGGTGGGCCGAAATGGGATCAGAATCCATCTCATTTACGCCCTGAAAAAGGATTATTAGCAATCCGTAAACATTTCGGTTTATATGCAAATATTCGTCCTGTTAAAGCTATTCCAGCATTACTTGATGCATCGCCACTTAAGAAGGAAGTTGCAAAGGATGTGGACTTAGTAATCGTTCGTGAATTAACAGGCGGTCTGTATTTCGCTGAACCACGTAAGAAAACAAACGATTATGCGCTTGATACGCTTGTTTATACAAGAAAGGAAATTGAACGTATCGTCGATACAGCTTTCCAAATTGCTAGAAGTCGCAAAGGTAAACTAGCTTCTGTTGATAAAGCGAATGTCCTTGATTCTAGTAAATTATGGCGTGAAATCGTAGAAGAGAAAAAACAAGGATATCCAGATGTAGAAGTGGAGCATATGCTTGTTGATTCAACAGCGATGAAATTAATAACAAAGCCAGGAGCTTTTGATGTTATCGTAACGGAAAATATGTTTGGTGATATTTTAAGTGATGAAGCATCTGTAATTACTGGTTCACTAGGAATGCTTCCGTCAGCAAGTACACGTGAGGATGGCTTCGGTTTATATGAACCAGTACACGGATCAGCTCCTGATATTGCAGGGCAAAACAAAGCGAATCCGGCGGCAACGATTCTTTCTGTGGCAATGATGCTTCGTGAAGCATTCCAACTTGAAACAGAAGCAGCAGCAGTGGAAGAAGCAGTGTTTAATGTATTAAATGATGGAAATCTTACAGGTGATTTACAAGTAGAAGGAAAACGAGCGCTTTCTACAACAGAATGGACAGCAAAAGTATTAGAAGAGTTAGACTCAGAATTTGTATCTGAAAGCATAATGTTTTCTTATGTCTAA
- a CDS encoding 2-isopropylmalate synthase, with translation MVKIDIFDTTLRDGEQSAGINLNTQEKLEIARQLEKFGVSIIEAGFPASSPGDFEAVKLIANTVKNSTVTGLARSIKSDIETSWEALKGGVQPHLHTFIATSPIHMQYKLNKTPEQVIEIAVESVKLARKYFPLVQWSAEDATRSDRDFLVRIMNEVIKAGATTINIPDTVGYASPIEYGALFRYLSENVTGIEKVKLSAHCHDDLGLAVANTLAAIENGATQVEGTINGIGERAGNAALEEVAVALHIRNDYYKADSGIVLKETKRTSQLVSKLTGVVIQPNKAVVGKNAFAHESGIHQDGMLKNPETYEIITPELIGDVATELVLGKHSGRHAFSDRAIQMGFQLSDEKLNAAFVAFKKLADSKKEITEEDLFVLLTDQQVQTSEVEVYELESVQVQYGTSNIPTATVQAKTPSGEVEVVSSTGAGSVEAIFNTLEKLVNGEVHIIDYRVSSVSKGRDALGEAIVNLSFNGVISSGRNASQDVLEASAKAYLNAINRQLVKSHYQEQIAVPQ, from the coding sequence GTGGTCAAAATTGATATTTTCGACACAACGCTACGTGATGGGGAGCAATCTGCAGGGATTAACCTAAACACGCAAGAAAAGTTAGAAATAGCTCGTCAGCTTGAAAAATTTGGAGTTTCTATCATAGAGGCAGGGTTTCCTGCTTCTTCACCTGGAGACTTTGAGGCAGTTAAATTAATTGCTAACACAGTAAAAAACTCAACGGTAACAGGGCTAGCTCGTTCGATTAAAAGTGATATTGAAACTTCTTGGGAGGCTTTAAAAGGTGGAGTACAGCCACATCTACACACATTTATCGCGACATCCCCGATTCATATGCAATATAAGCTGAACAAAACACCTGAGCAAGTTATTGAAATTGCAGTAGAATCCGTAAAGCTTGCGAGAAAATATTTTCCACTTGTTCAGTGGTCAGCGGAAGATGCAACACGTTCAGACCGTGATTTCCTAGTACGAATTATGAATGAAGTAATAAAAGCGGGAGCTACTACGATTAATATCCCTGATACTGTAGGATATGCTTCTCCAATTGAATATGGGGCTTTATTCAGATACTTGAGTGAGAACGTGACTGGTATTGAAAAAGTGAAGCTCTCTGCTCACTGTCATGATGATCTAGGATTAGCAGTTGCCAACACACTTGCAGCCATTGAAAATGGTGCTACACAAGTTGAAGGTACAATCAACGGAATTGGAGAACGTGCAGGCAATGCAGCGCTTGAAGAAGTTGCGGTTGCACTACATATTCGAAATGATTACTACAAAGCAGATTCCGGTATTGTTTTAAAAGAAACTAAACGCACAAGTCAGCTTGTAAGTAAGTTAACTGGGGTTGTGATCCAACCAAACAAAGCGGTTGTTGGGAAGAATGCATTTGCTCATGAATCAGGAATTCATCAAGATGGTATGCTGAAAAACCCAGAAACATATGAAATTATTACACCAGAATTGATTGGTGATGTAGCAACTGAACTAGTACTTGGTAAGCATTCTGGTCGCCATGCATTCTCTGATCGTGCAATACAGATGGGCTTCCAATTAAGTGATGAAAAGCTAAATGCTGCTTTTGTTGCATTCAAAAAATTAGCAGATAGTAAAAAAGAGATTACCGAGGAAGATTTATTTGTTTTATTGACAGATCAACAAGTTCAAACTTCTGAAGTGGAAGTCTATGAATTAGAAAGCGTACAGGTACAGTATGGTACTTCTAATATTCCAACTGCTACGGTTCAAGCTAAAACACCATCTGGTGAAGTGGAAGTAGTTTCTTCAACTGGAGCTGGATCTGTAGAAGCTATATTCAATACATTAGAAAAGCTAGTGAACGGAGAAGTTCATATTATTGATTATCGTGTATCTTCTGTCTCTAAAGGAAGAGATGCACTTGGCGAAGCAATCGTTAACCTAAGCTTTAATGGTGTTATTTCATCGGGGCGCAATGCATCTCAGGATGTATTGGAAGCATCTGCAAAAGCATATTTGAACGCTATAAACCGTCAATTAGTTAAATCACACTATCAAGAGCAAATAGCAGTACCACAATAA
- the ilvC gene encoding ketol-acid reductoisomerase: MAKMYYNGDINEGLLQEKTIAIIGYGSQGHAHAQNLKDSGFNVVVGIRAGKSFDQAKEDGLEVYSVKEAAEKADVIMILLPDERQKAVYEEEIQPALTAGKSLVFAHGFNVHFDQIVPPADVDVFLVAPKGPGHLVRRTYEAGAGVPGLFAVYQDATGQAKDLALAYAKGIGAARAGVLETTFKEETETDLFGEQAVLCGSTTAIVKAGFETLVEAGYQPELAYFETLHELKLIVDLMYEGGMATMRSSISDTAEWGDFVSGPRIIDASVKDRMKDVLTDIQDGTFAREWIKENETDRPKYNAIKKAESEHQIEVVGAKLREMMPFINEGKKQVKKEVVTSGQN, translated from the coding sequence ATGGCTAAAATGTATTACAACGGAGATATCAACGAAGGACTTTTACAGGAAAAAACAATTGCAATCATCGGTTACGGATCACAAGGTCATGCACATGCACAAAACTTAAAGGATTCAGGTTTTAACGTAGTTGTTGGTATTCGTGCAGGGAAGTCATTCGATCAAGCAAAAGAAGACGGATTAGAAGTTTATTCTGTAAAAGAAGCAGCTGAAAAAGCAGACGTTATCATGATTTTATTACCAGATGAAAGACAAAAAGCTGTTTATGAAGAAGAGATACAGCCTGCATTAACTGCTGGAAAATCATTAGTGTTCGCTCACGGATTCAACGTACATTTTGATCAAATCGTACCTCCAGCTGATGTGGATGTATTCCTTGTAGCACCAAAAGGTCCAGGTCATTTAGTGCGTAGAACATACGAAGCAGGAGCAGGGGTACCAGGTTTATTCGCTGTATATCAAGATGCAACTGGTCAAGCAAAAGATTTAGCTCTAGCATATGCAAAAGGAATTGGAGCTGCTCGTGCTGGAGTTTTGGAAACAACATTCAAAGAAGAAACAGAAACAGATCTATTCGGAGAACAAGCAGTTCTTTGTGGTAGTACAACTGCAATAGTAAAAGCCGGATTTGAAACTTTAGTAGAAGCAGGATATCAACCAGAGCTTGCTTACTTTGAAACATTACACGAATTAAAACTGATTGTTGATTTAATGTACGAAGGTGGAATGGCAACAATGCGTTCTTCCATCTCAGATACAGCTGAGTGGGGAGACTTCGTTTCAGGTCCACGCATCATCGATGCTTCTGTAAAAGATCGTATGAAAGACGTATTAACGGACATTCAAGATGGAACATTTGCAAGAGAATGGATTAAAGAGAACGAAACAGATCGTCCAAAATATAACGCAATCAAAAAAGCAGAATCTGAACATCAAATTGAAGTTGTTGGTGCAAAACTTCGTGAAATGATGCCTTTCATCAATGAAGGTAAAAAACAAGTCAAGAAAGAAGTGGTGACGAGTGGTCAAAATTGA
- the ilvN gene encoding acetolactate synthase small subunit — translation MKRIITVTVINQSGVLNRVTGLLMKRQFNIESITVGHTEQPQISKMTFVVNVQDEQKLEQLLKQLQKQVDVLKVNDITEKSIVVRELALVKVVAPPAVRAEINSIIEPFRAYTIDTGKNVVTFQVTGNPEKIDAFIDLLKPYGIKELTRTGVTAFVRETQKTNTPQLSIL, via the coding sequence ATGAAACGAATTATTACAGTAACAGTGATCAATCAAAGCGGTGTTTTAAACCGTGTTACTGGCCTACTCATGAAGCGTCAATTCAATATTGAAAGTATTACAGTGGGGCATACGGAACAACCGCAAATCTCTAAAATGACGTTTGTCGTAAACGTACAAGATGAACAAAAACTAGAACAGCTTTTAAAACAGCTTCAAAAACAAGTAGACGTGTTGAAAGTTAATGATATTACAGAAAAATCAATTGTTGTGAGAGAGTTGGCACTCGTGAAAGTCGTAGCGCCACCTGCTGTAAGAGCAGAGATAAACAGTATTATTGAACCATTCCGAGCTTATACAATCGACACGGGGAAAAACGTTGTTACCTTTCAAGTAACCGGTAACCCAGAAAAGATTGATGCTTTCATTGATCTGCTCAAACCATATGGTATTAAAGAGCTTACAAGAACAGGTGTTACAGCGTTTGTTCGTGAAACCCAAAAAACAAACACACCACAATTATCCATACTTTAA
- the ilvB gene encoding acetolactate synthase large subunit → MPAAPKQLDGADVLIETLKKHQVEVVFGYPGGAVLPIYDALYRNPIKHILARHEQGAIHAAEGYARVSGKVGVVIATSGPGATNLVTGIADAMMDSIPLVVFTGQVATTVIGTDAFQEADIIGITQPITKHNYQVKDVADLPRIVNEAFHIASTGRPGPVVVDIPKNMATGMFVSSEDVNLEVNLPGYQPTTTPNFLQIQKAAQAISTAKQPLILAGAGVLFAKASDQLAAFAEKYQIPVTNTLLGLGSIEGDHELFLGMAGMHGTYTANMAIQTCDLLINVGARFDDRLTGNLNYFAPNAKVVHIDIDPAEIGKNVPTEIPIVADAKEALEALLAQDVSNGNTATWLESLRVSLTEYPFHYQASEERGLLPQQVLELVHEYTNGDAVVTTDVGQHQMWTAQYYKFNHPHNWVTSGGLGTMGFGFPAAIGAQLAKPEAKVISIVGDAGFQMTLQELSLLQEMRIPVKVIILNNQALGMVRQWQETFHGERFSQSLIPVQPDFVKLAAAYDIKGYKIETYEDAKVQLKEALASDEPVLIDCRVVQKESVYPMVAPGKGLHEMIGVKPE, encoded by the coding sequence ATGCCTGCTGCTCCGAAGCAATTAGATGGAGCGGATGTTTTAATCGAAACACTAAAAAAACATCAAGTTGAAGTAGTATTTGGTTATCCAGGTGGTGCAGTTTTACCGATTTATGATGCATTATACAGAAATCCTATCAAACATATTCTAGCTCGTCACGAGCAAGGTGCAATCCATGCAGCTGAAGGATATGCAAGAGTATCAGGGAAAGTAGGGGTAGTTATTGCTACTTCTGGACCAGGTGCAACGAACTTAGTGACAGGTATTGCTGATGCTATGATGGACTCCATTCCACTCGTTGTTTTCACAGGTCAAGTTGCTACAACTGTTATTGGAACAGATGCTTTTCAAGAAGCGGACATCATTGGGATTACACAACCAATTACAAAGCATAATTACCAAGTGAAAGATGTAGCAGATTTACCAAGAATTGTTAACGAAGCTTTTCATATTGCTTCCACAGGTCGTCCAGGACCAGTCGTCGTAGATATCCCAAAAAATATGGCAACAGGCATGTTTGTTTCATCAGAGGATGTAAACCTAGAAGTAAATCTTCCAGGATATCAACCGACGACAACGCCTAACTTTTTACAAATACAGAAGGCAGCCCAAGCTATTTCTACTGCAAAACAACCATTGATACTTGCAGGTGCAGGTGTATTATTCGCCAAAGCATCAGATCAACTAGCAGCGTTTGCCGAGAAGTATCAAATCCCTGTAACCAATACACTCCTAGGACTTGGAAGTATAGAAGGCGATCATGAGTTGTTTTTAGGAATGGCAGGGATGCACGGGACTTACACAGCCAATATGGCAATTCAAACTTGTGACTTACTGATTAATGTAGGCGCAAGATTTGATGACCGTCTAACAGGAAACTTAAACTACTTTGCACCGAATGCAAAAGTGGTTCATATCGATATAGATCCAGCGGAGATTGGGAAAAACGTTCCTACAGAAATCCCAATTGTTGCGGATGCAAAGGAAGCTTTGGAGGCACTGCTTGCACAAGATGTGTCAAATGGAAATACTGCTACGTGGTTAGAGAGTTTACGTGTTTCACTAACAGAATATCCATTTCATTATCAAGCGAGTGAGGAAAGAGGGCTCTTACCACAGCAAGTGTTAGAGCTTGTACATGAGTATACAAATGGAGATGCAGTTGTAACTACTGATGTAGGACAGCATCAAATGTGGACTGCACAGTATTATAAATTCAATCATCCGCATAACTGGGTAACATCTGGTGGACTTGGAACAATGGGATTTGGTTTCCCAGCAGCAATTGGTGCACAGCTTGCTAAACCAGAAGCAAAAGTAATTTCCATCGTTGGAGATGCAGGTTTCCAAATGACACTTCAGGAACTGTCTCTACTACAAGAGATGAGAATCCCAGTAAAAGTTATTATCTTAAACAATCAAGCACTCGGAATGGTACGCCAATGGCAAGAGACATTCCATGGAGAGCGTTTCTCGCAATCTCTCATCCCAGTTCAGCCTGATTTCGTAAAATTAGCAGCTGCTTATGATATTAAAGGCTACAAAATCGAAACATATGAAGATGCAAAGGTTCAATTAAAAGAAGCACTTGCATCAGATGAGCCAGTCCTAATTGATTGTCGAGTTGTTCAAAAAGAAAGTGTCTATCCAATGGTTGCTCCAGGTAAAGGGCTACATGAAATGATTGGAGTGAAGCCAGAATGA